From the Lathyrus oleraceus cultivar Zhongwan6 chromosome 3, CAAS_Psat_ZW6_1.0, whole genome shotgun sequence genome, the window CGGAAGCATGCAAAAGAGATTATCATTTAAGTGCAAAAGTTGTCACATTGGTCCACGCAAAtgaaccatgcgcaagtccctcaattttgatccaaatgcaatgatcttggactctttggaaagctacCTTTAAGGagaacaactttgatgttaggACTTGTTCCATTTAAATCTTGGATCATGAGTAATTATGGTcttgaagttggaggaatcaaacatacttgaaaattttctaagttaagagtcaaatgacccctttttacaccttgaataacttttgctatgagcttcaaatgactttggttccttcttcaaaattgtatctatttcaatcatcttcaatttggtcacaagTTTGACACCACTTGGAGCTttcatgatggagttatggattttataagttgagggaaattgcttgttcaatgatgaggacccaaatgaacctataatgtttcctcttggtacatgcccttgcaagtggaatttgacctttatcaaagaagaaaagttgtataagacatcttgaaatttatcatgaaacttggatgaccttcATATCCTAAAAAGTGAGGAAGTTATgattcttggaagttgaccttctatctaagacacaaacaaaataacctataatctttcaccataaaaatgactttccaagcaaaattagttcttaatgccaacatgaaagttgtttggattgtcataaagagtaactttgatcttgtaatcattttcatatgataacaattgtaggagatagagtctagggaaccctagatttgactagttgacttttctggtcaaccaaccttgaaccaacttgcaaacttgaagttcttttgctctttggggctcataaagaatcatatatgcataatatgatgtaaaatggagtatcccttgatatatttgaccaaatACTAAAGAAATTTATTGAGaaaggcacacaagatacctagattAATTGaggcttccttgacaaacaagcttcaaactcttgatgaattcttgatcaaaatgacaaatggAGAAAAatgggatccatatatgatgctttgaacCAGTGTATACCTTTACTAACTTGAtcccttgcattgagggtctcaaaccctagatgtgagcttgatgaggtACAAGTGaatacacacactacctacaaaagaaacaagactacactagacatatttttggtattttggttagtaaacaaagaaaataaagtatgatacaatcaaatgctttgtgatctctcccaatgcaaacccaatgaatgataggtgaggaggataccaaggtgtgatcccaatgttaatgccAAGTTAATGAGATGacatgaggggtcttagggtcaaaattggggtcttacactctGCATATACTCCTGAATCCCTCCTAGATATAAATTTTTATCCCTCCATATGGTAGCCCATGGATACTCATCAGTGATAGGACCACAACCACGTTTGTCATAAATGGATGGAAAATACTCGTATATCCAACACTgcataaaaaaatatatacaaaatatCTTTAATAAATAAGaactaaataaataaaacataataaatattCATATTTGAAATAGACTCATATAACTGGAAATCTACCTCGTCTCAAAGACAATGACCTCTCTTAGTGCAGTATATAATAATGATGTCAAAGTAGGATACTCCATGCCATTCGAGATGTTCAAGCTCAGAAAACAGATATATCAGGCATCAACGTATACATGAGACTTATCCGTTAAGATAGTATATCCCACATGATTAAACATGTATACCCTAGTGGCCACCTCATACATGAAAGACTTCACCAGTGTCTGATACGTCTCCTAGAGCCAAGATAGGCAAAAGTGAGAGCTCCTATTAGCCTTTCCATAATCTAAATGCCACATGATCAACATACACGACGAGCAAGGTAGGGTCAATGCTCCCTTCAGGTAACTCTTCATCTATGTGTACAAACGGATTCGTATCAACGTGAGTCGTCACCTTCGTGTCAGACTGAGCAGCCACCTCCGTGTCATTTTGAGCTGCCAGCTCTGTGTCAGCCTGAGCCTTAACCCGAGTCTTTATATCCTCTTGAGCTTTTATAtttacatcatcaacaacaacaacatctGGCTCGACATCAAGATTTATGCCTATTCATCTCTACCTCTTATACGGTGGAAAGTATGGGGTGCGAGTGACTTCTCAATCCGCCTCATGTGAGAACCGGTGGAGACTACTCTACACACCCAAATATGTGACATCTCTCTGTATCATTTGCGTTTGCACTATGGCTTTTCTGCAGCTGCTCTCTCTGATCTTCCAGCCAATCTAAAAGCAATCTTGTTGTCTCTTCCTCTGGTCCTTACCAtactaaaaaataaataaaaacaaaattatataaAGTATGGATTTTTTAAAAATCCTGAAATTAACATGGTTTtatcataatttttgaaaatgcGGTAACCAACATGTTTTTTACCGACATTTTTGAAATATTTGGTAATCATATATGCATTTTATCTAAAATTTCAAAAATGTCGATAAATATGCATATTGATTACCgtatttttcaaaaataaatgGTACAAATGCATGTGAAATATGGGATTTTACCGGACATTTCGATAATATTAAATTAAACAAAATTTCATCTTCATAATAGTACTACTAATGTTATTGTCTGATTTGATCTTAAGCAGGGGACCTATTTCAACCTCATCCATGTTAGGGCATACATACTTTTTAAATATTGTTGATGATCACAATAGATTGATTATATTGGATTTTTCTAATGAATTTTAAATCTAATAACTTCTTTGTTAGTCTAATCGTTTGATGACAAAAACACTTGAAGTGTTTTTGATAATGACAACATGTGAAGTCGAGCAATTAGCTCAAACCGTCAAAGATGTATAATGAGGATGTTCAAGTTATCCTGTCGACTCAAGCTAAAgaaatttgttttaaaaaatcAAGATTTATGATCTCCGTTTGTTTAATCCCCAACATCTCAGATGATGGTAACTAATTTTTAAATATATCAAGTTTCATCAAGAAGACACAAGATTCTTGTGTAACACTAAAGTCAAAGATAATGGCAAGACTTAAAAATTCAGTATGTGAAAGACAGAAAGTGTGAAAGTTCGTCTTATCGTGTTTGTCTGAGTGATCAATGTATTGTAAAGACACAAGGGAGTTTCTGGAAGTAGCATGTCTAAATTTCAACACACTTAAAACTTTGAGAAGCTTGTCACTTTtcaattaaaataacaaaaaaaaaaagtttttgGAGCCTAGGCAGATGATTAAGAAATTGTTCAATTAATTATGATACTTTTTGCAACTGGTTAATCAATTAGATATACAATATGTCCTACTCGATTAAATAATGGATAATTGAGTCTATAATCGATTATGACAGTCTCTTAAATATTGATAACGACTCTATATCCAAACCTTCTATTTTAGACAACAATAATTGATTATTTGCACTTCCTAATCGATTAGCTCAATTAATCGTCCATGTATTATTTTCAAATtctctatcatttcaaatcatCCATAAAACATGAAAAGATCTCACTTTTAATTTCTCTCATAATCTCTCAATTATTTATTCTTTTCTCACATATTTTTTGGCGTAATGCTTTGAGAGCGCTCTTGAATTTAGTGAGGATTTTTGTTTTGACTGAGagttaatttttaaatttttatcaAGAGTATATTTTTTTTCTCTTGTGTAAATATTTCTTCTTTAGAACGATTATTTTGTTTGAAAACTAAACCATTGAAAAATAATTTTGTTTATCCCTGAGGATTAGTATAACTCTTTGTTTGATTTGTGAACTCCGACATTGAAGAAAAACTCTCATTAGATTCGTGAAGAATAACTAGTAAATTTTTTTTTAAACGGTTCTTGTGCTCAGCTCAATCAAAAGTTTTATTCGTTTGAAATTATTCTGGTGTAAAATATCACTTGATTTCTAAGTTCAGTCTGGTTAAAAGCTTAGTAGGTTCGAGATCAGTCCGATAAAAATATCGATTTGGTTCGTGATCAGCCCGCATAAAACCCCAGTTAGATTCGGAGAATAGTCAACTCAAAATTCCATCTTGGTTCGATATTATTATGTGCAAAATCTTCATTTGACTTAGAGACGAACCACTCGAAGCTCTATTCGTTGTTTGGTGTGAAGACTAACAACTTTATTTCTCTGTTTGTTGTTTGGTTGAAAGTTAGTCTAGAATTTCATTTCCTTATAAAAGGGAGTTTGTGGACTTAACCTTCTAAAAACTCTCATGCATTGATGGATACTCTCAAGATCGATTCTCCGAGAGAGGAGTAGGTCTTTTCTTTAGGACTAAATCTCTATAAATTTCTAATATTGTTCTCTCTTCCTTCGTCTCTTTTACTATTCACTTTTACTTTAAATTTCCGCTGAACATTTAAATGTTTTTTACAAAATATATTCAAACCTATAATCCACCATGTTGTTATTTCTGACCCTAATTGAAAAAAAAACTATAGATGAAGAGCTAAAAGCTCTCAACGATAACAACACTTGGGATTTAACACCCTCCCTCCGTTTAAGAAATCCATAAGTTGAAATGAATGTTAGCTACATTAAAATATTTAGCTACATTAAAATATTTAGCTAATGACACCATATAGAGATACAAAATTCACTTGTTAAATATTTCAGCCAAACTAAGGATAACCATGAAACGTTCAGCCCGGTATCGAAGTGGCAACTATTAGGTTCCTTTTATCCATTGCTTCTTCTAAAAGCCGATTCCTACACTAATTTGACATGAATACGGCATTCCTCCATGGAGAATTAGAAGAAGTCTATTTAAAATGTTCCCAAGCCCTATAGTCTTGTTTcaaatttttcttttaaaaaaaaatcatttatggACTCAAGCAGACCAGTAGACAACAGAGCACCAAACTTACTTCCACCATTCTTAACTTCTACACCCAATCTAAATCTGATTACTCTCTTATGAAAAGGCATAATAACTTCTTCAGTGTTATGCTTGTTTATGGTAATGGCTTGATAATTCTTGTAGTGCTTGTTATGTTGATGACTTGATAATTCTTGTACGAAGAAATTTATTAGAATTTCAGGCTGTTAACTATTTTAGAcaccaaatcaaaatcaaaaagatttggagaaactcaaatattttttggattttgaaataGAAAGTCTTCGAAAGGCATTTCTCTAATGTTGGAAAATCAAGAAGCAATGATCCAAAATACTAACTAAAAGTGATATATTAAAGTGTATAATCTTCACATTAGGTTAATACGTCAAacttttaaaataaaatcatCCAAACACAAATCATTACTTCAAATCTAATGTTAATAAAATCAAGTAGATATTAATCTCATTTAAAATGCTCACTCAATAAAAATTCCACAACTGTTCAAAAACTCAACCGTTTTCATCCATTGTACACGATATAAGGTTTTAAAAAACCTCAATTTATGCATACAATCAGCTTCCTAAATTCTTCAGCATTTGCCAAGCGGCACCAGCACTTAAAATTACAAATGTAACTTTGAAATAATAATTTTAATCCAGACATAATATACAAAccttaatttaaaaaaaaatcagGACACAAGAACTTAATGTGCCTTATGTTTGTATTACTTATAACATAAAATACACTAAATTATGCCGAGAGCAGTTTGTAAAGCTCTACCAGCACTGCAGACAACCCTTGAAAAAGGGTCAATTGGCTTGTTACCTACTCTGGGCCTTGCATAGGAACCATCATATGTTGACCCTGAGATTGAAGAACAAAAAAATATCAATATAAAAAATCATTACATTGCCTATATCAGCATAAATTCCTTAAACTGATATAAATTTATAAACAAAAGAGGAAAAACCTCCATGTAATGAATGCTAAATACTGTGTGCAGGCATAGTTAAAGCCACAGAGCTCTTTTCGGTAGTTGGATTTAGAGGACAGGCTAGTCTCAACACAAGGCAACAAACTACAGTTCAGATCCCAATAGAAAAGACACCGGTATTTAATGTTTGATAGCTCCTCAAACATGGGCCTCTAACAGAAAGATACATGTGTTAACAGATACTGAACTTTTTGGGATGAGTGTGCTGTTAAGAATTCAAGCAATAGAAGGGTCAAAGTGACTTTAGAGGTAACATCTTATGACCTTTGGACCAGTATAACTGTTTTAATAAAAACCCAGTATCTATAAGCTCATTTTTAAAAATGAGTAACAGTATATCTAATTTAGATTGTATCGCAAGTGAACCGGTACCAACTAATGACACGGTATGCAATACCATGATCCATGACTCCATGTCGATTAAAGACAGTGAAGTACATACGCAATCGGACTATGCACCAAATAAGCTGGTATTTTAGGATAGGCTCTCTTTATTGATTCATAAACACAAAATAATCAGACCACTCGTGGGGAAAAGCAATCCCAAAATGTTTAATGTGAATTAACATGACCACTTTCAACCTTAATGGTTTGAGTAACAAATCCTATCAAAACCATCATTCCACACTAAAAATTTAGTTCTAACAGTGGCTTCTAGACTTCAATGGTAAATCAGTTAAAAATTGGAGTTCACAAATTATAAATTGGCCGTTTTGGAAATTAGGATATGACCATGAGCTTCGTGTCCATAGAAGCCCAGACAGAGTTCTAGCATTAGTACAGTGCATTGAAGGGATTTCTGAATTTGGGTCTAGTTGTGAGTGAGGGGAGGTGTCTCAAAATGTTGGAGCAGATTTTGGATTTGCAGATTTTTTGCTGGTTCTGTGCTTCAGCAAGGCTGCACATAGTGGCATGGTTAACAGTGGTTTAAGTTGCTGATAATGGTTGCTGGATATTAGGCATCTGAGTAGTTTGTTGGGGTCATAGATTTTCTTTTGTGATGATTTCCATGGTGGCTTTTCTGATTCCATACAGAGCCCATAGATTGCAGGGACTTGACTAAGTTCTAtgtgtattttgattttgatGTTCTAATTGACTCCTGTATATGTATGTATTTTGAGGCCTCCCAAACATAGCGATGGGCAGAACTGAAGCACTATTTTCAGGTGTGGCAGTGGCCTTGGCACAAGTGCTGATAAGGAGCACAGGATGATAAGTACCATTAAACAAATTTCAAAAAATATCTTGATTTACTTATTCGAGCAACTATAAGTTACTAATCATATGACCTGTCCCATGTGCTTCAGAAAATAGGCCAGAAATAAAGCACGTACATTATCCCCATTCACACCCAGCCTGACTAGccaaaaaaataaaatttgatCAAGTCTGAACCACTAAACGGCATTTAATCCTAATGCATATTGTAAAAGAATGTTTAGAACGCCCAGGCACCATATGGCAGCGTTGACATTTTAATTGTTTATATATTTCATGTGGAAAGAAGAATCTCAAACAACCTCAAAGCACAAGAAGATACGTAAAAACAGCCTTTCATAGATGGAGTACAAACTAAATAATCACAATTCAGCCAAAAAAGAGGCTTAAGAAAGTAGGAGAGAGTACAGAGAAGATAAAGAAATAGTTGATTTGAACCTAAACAATACATTGTAGCCCACACAACTTTCTTTAATGGGTGCATTGATGTGTGCTACCAACCAAAAGGAGCTAACCCATTGGTGAGTTATCAGGCACATTAATGGTAACAAAGACCTTTTTCTAGGGGTAGATAAACAATGTGTGAAACATTAAAATAAAGGCCAACTAGGAAAACTGTTTATGGAAAATGGGAGGATTTTAAACATATAGAGTTCTGTGAAATTGAAGCATAAGTGAGTCACGTTTTATTTCTATCAACATTTCTATCATCATGATTAATATTTATATGCATTAGTGTGTTAGTAAGGGGAAATATTATTGATGTAAAGTCAAGAacaatatatatttatttatatgGAAGTTACAATTTGTAGTTTTAGCAACAACCATGGCAATTTCTTTTATTAACATTCAACACAATCTAGCATTTAAGAGAGTAGTGTTACCTGAGAATTTGTGTAAGAAACACCTTGTGAGAAAGAACCTTGATGAACAAGCTGCAATTTCAACAAAATATATCAAAATCAGATACTGTTTTTCTGTTCTTTATTTCCCTTTGTAGTTGTGTTCTCCAACAATAAAAACACGCGTAATCCATGTATGTTTTTTACCTGAGAATTAGAACCTTGCTGAAGATCTTTCTTAGCAGACGAGTCTCCACCCTTGCCAGAGCCCTTTGTATCACCCTGGAACAAAACAAATTGCAAAACCATTACAAAGATATACgcaaaaaacaaaacaaaatcacaaaATATTCAAGCAACAAAAGAAAGGATTTGAAATTACCTCCATCTGAAACATTTCCAATCGAACCAACCCACGGCAAAGCAATGAAAAAATTACCATCAGTAAAAAGCACAACAGCAATAAAACTTCAAAATAACTCTGTATACATTGTCAGAGGACCCAACTCTCATTTATTTTCACCGGGGACCAGAAAAGCTTGTAAAGTAAAACCCCTAAAAAATTGAAAAAACAGTAAATTGATATAAAATTCACCTCTCTGTATCTTGTAAGGTAAATCTTAAGAGGATCAATATAATCCTCAAAACCTAGAGTAGCCATCGCCCAAAGCAAATCATCGCCGTTAATAGTCTTCCTCTTCTCTCTCTGACACTTATCAGAGGCCCTACACAATTCCAATTCAACGAAATCGAAATCGAAATCACAATCAAATCACTGTACGAATGAAAggtaaaaagaaaataaaaaataattaataacaTAACCAACATACTCGCTGGTGATGAAGCTGATGAACTCGGAGACGCATTCCTGAACGGTCTCTTTAGCATCTTTCGCGATTTTGCCATTAGCAGGGAGAGCTTTCTTCATGATGCGGCTAATGTTGGCGATAGGAAGAAACCTATCTTGCTCACGGATGTTAGAACGAGGACTATGTTCGCCGCTTTCGTGGCTTCCACCGCCAGGACTCGCTGGAGCTTCGGACATATCGTCGGAACCCTAACAAACATAGCGAAATAGAAGAATTGTAAACCTAGAAACAGATCGATGAGAAAGTGAAATGAAACCCTAGAGAAGAGAGGTTTGTGTTATGGAGTTTTTGGAGGGATATAATAGtaatattatttaatattattataCCTGAATTTGTATTTGGCGCGAGCGTGTGTAAGATCGGTGATAATGGAGAAGGAATCGGACGCTGGAAAAGAGAGGAGGGAGGAGCGATTGAGATTACAGAACAAGGCCTATCACCACCGTTCGTTTTCTTTTATTATTGCAAAAAACAAACACAACACTCGACGAGTTTGCTTTTTATCTTCTTCCGTTTTTTTTTAACAATTGTCTTTGTTTTTAGTTTCTCTctcctctttttttattttttaataaatgtTCTAGATACCGCTCCCCTTGCCTATAAAGTTATAGtaaataaattataattaatgTTTTTACTTTAAAAAATGATGCATATATAGTATATATAAAATAGTTTTGTATATAATTgattatattattattagtaAATTATAGTATCACTTTTAGGATTGTTTCATAAAATATCacaaatatttattttaatacaATTTAATTAAATGTATCTgtaaataaattataataatgTTAGATTTATTAAAATAACAAATAAATTTGTGATTTTTTTTGGGTAGAATATTCCATCTAAACCAAACTACCTGATAACTCTCTTATAGTATGGTTGATTACAAGGAGAGATTGAAAAAAGAGAATAAATTGAAAAAGATGtgaaaagagaagaaaaaaaatacaGTAGATTTAAATGagagaaataaaagaaaaaagtGTATTTAATTTTGAAATGATTAAAGTATTCTTATGTTagtaatttatttatttttatataaatataGTTTAATTATCATTTTTAGTTAATAGttaatcaaataaaaatttatttatttaatatttaattaattaaacaaacaaaagtattttcattcaaatatatttttattttatttaaattaatacTCAAAAATAAATGTACCTCATATATTAAGTATAAAAGAAGGACAAAATCGTCAAGAATGTAATTGTTTTGTTTTCTATCCTCTTTCTTCAAAGATGTGAAGAGATTAGAAAAAGGTGTGTGTCACGTGTTATTTCTTCTCTCGTCTCAACTTCTCTTGTATTCCGATATAAAAAAATACACATTTTTACTACAACTTCTCTCATTAATATATCTTTCGTCCCTTGTTTTATTGTTCCAATCACAACCTTATAAATGCTCGTCTACATTGAGAATGACACAATCCTCTTTTAAATGATGCCATGACTATTAAAATGTTTGGATCTCAATCCCAAAAATTGACTCAAATGGTGAGGCTATCCTCGCACATTTATATATTTAACGGTCTGAAAATCTAAACAATGTGAGAGTTCAAACAAAACAAATACATAATTAACACTCGATTTCATGCCTATTGTGGGTTTAGGTCAAATGTCCATATTGTAGTCCTTAAGCAGACTTTGATACCACGTTAAATATGCTTGGATATATTAACATTAGAGATTCACATAGAAGGAGAGAAGAAAAAGTGACTAGTGTTTTATTAAGAATGATGAAAAGTATCACAATACAAAGCAATAAAAAAGTATATATACTAAAGTATCAAAAGACTAAACTACACTCAATATAGTAGAATACAACCATGAGAATTTATCTTGAGAGATAAAGTTGAATCATGATCATTAGAGCGGAAGCCAAGAGATGTAATTACATTGGATAACTTTTCAAACCAAGCTTTTGGAGCTTATTTCAGACCATATAAGGATTTCTTCAACTTACACAATTCTCCTTGATTATGATAAATACCTTGTGGAGGTATCATATAAGCTTCCTTCTAAAGATCACAATTTAGAAATTCACTTTTAACACTCATTTGATAAATATTCCATTGGCAAATAGATGCAACAATAATAAGAATATAAATAGCAATCATCTTGGCTATTGGAGAAAATGTTTCTTCATAATTCATGTCATATTGTTGAGAGAATCCCTTAGCAAT encodes:
- the LOC127125855 gene encoding nuclear transcription factor Y subunit B, producing MSEAPASPGGGSHESGEHSPRSNIREQDRFLPIANISRIMKKALPANGKIAKDAKETVQECVSEFISFITSEASDKCQREKRKTINGDDLLWAMATLGFEDYIDPLKIYLTRYREVNFISIYCFFNFLGVLLYKLFWSPVKINESWVL